One window of the Passer domesticus isolate bPasDom1 chromosome W, bPasDom1.hap1, whole genome shotgun sequence genome contains the following:
- the LOC135289047 gene encoding uncharacterized protein LOC135289047, which yields MPPTMMGRDRAPTNAPPPAASTACACPAGCSGSETGESVPPRDGPESEADQPPPSEAESCSSSPHREAEEASASLKSSDSLSSPSETDRSFREPAELQDSDPHTARATSCNVCHINFTLAGPPAIISCTRWSFTQDHAASENVSNYIYRPFVDRRTDEDAGTPQRPCSPLVSGHLLFPRRGSSRHVCISASLTPPSEAAFRCSTSRLAPPAGPTLPPLQRAGDQLFHGRQELLPPPLLPLALHSSEGGTASVIGRRNSRTDCSVSFPVISYGACADVLATPCAIVSACRRAFVPANVASPAGSPPFFHGACADGSDSGTGSVSPIAGDSAAAQLPAAAQPASASAAGTPAVAAPAADGPASGLATSPSVPQPTVGSSISEPPANPSPPAACRLSSPSTGWEQRQR from the exons ATGCCGCCCACCATGATGGGACGAGATCGAGCACCGACCAACGCCCCGCCTCCGGCAGCCTCCACCGCCTGCGCATGCCCGGcgggctgctcaggctcagaaacaggagaaagtgTCCCCCCGCGAGACGGGCCCGAATCCGAAGCGG ACCAACCACCACCCTCGGAGGCGGAATCATGCTCCAGCTCCCCCCACCGGGAAGCGGAGGAAGCCTCTGCGTCGCTCAAAAGCTCAGATTCCCTTTCATCCCCATCCGAGACGGACAGGTCCTTCCGggaacctgcagagctgcaggattcaGACCCCCATACAGCCCGAGCAACATCCTGCAATGTGTGCCACATCAATTTCACGCTGGCAGGACCACCAGCAATCATCTCCTGCACGAGGTGGTCATTCACGCAAGACCACGCCGCCTCAGAGAACGTCTCC AATTACATCTATCGACCCTTCGTGGATCGTAGAACGGATGAAGATGCCGGGACCCCGCAGCGCCCGTGCAGCCCACTCGTGTCTGGGCACCTTCTGTTTCCCCGGAGAG GAAGCAGCAGACACGTCTGTATTTCAGCCAGCCTCACCCCGCCCAGCGAGGCTGCCTTTCGCTGCTCCACAAGCCGCTTGGCCCCGCCGGCCGGCCCCActctccctcctctgcagcGGGCCGGGGACCAGCTCTTTCACGGCCGGCAGGAACTGCTGCCCCCGCCGCTGCTCCCCCTCGCCCTGCACTCGAGTGAAGGTGGAACTGCCTCTGTTATCGGCAGGCGCAACAGCCGGACCGATTGCTCCGTCAGCTTCCCCGTCATCAGCTATGGAGCCTGCGCAGATGTACTGGCCACACCCTGCGCCATCGTCAGCGCCTGCCGGCGAGCATTTGTTCCAGCTAACGTCGCATCCCCCGCCGGCTCTCCCCCGTTCTTCCATGGCGCCTGCGCAGATGGCAGTGACAGCGGCACTGGCAGCGTCTCTCCTATCG CGGGTGACTCGGCAGCCGCGCAGCTTCCTGCCGCCGCGCAGCCAGCCTCGGCTTCCGCGGCTGGGACCCCGGCCGTGGCAGCACCGGCGGCCGACGGCCCCGCGTCGGGGCTTGCAACCAGCCCCTCAGTTCCGCAGCCCACAGTCGGTTCCTCGATTTCGGAGCCTCCGGCCAACCCATCAccccctgctgcctgcaggctgtCCTCCCCATCCACAGGATGGGAACAGCGACAGCGATGA